The Acipenser ruthenus chromosome 46, fAciRut3.2 maternal haplotype, whole genome shotgun sequence genomic interval acattctGCGTACGCACTGACATGTTTCATACAGTAAATATGAAACGTACgtattatcattttatataatacATATCGTTCCTGTAATCCAAGCTGCAGTTCCCCCGTGGACGCTGTAATGATTCAGTCTGGATCAGTTCTGATAAGATACATCAGACACATGAGAAAAGGGCCCTTGCTGGACACAGACAGTGGTAAGCTCGCAGGAAATGACCAAGCAGCATTGCAGAGCTGCAGCGTATAACCAGTCACAGACTgaggtttgttttattactttggtCAGCAACAGGAAATGTCTGCCTGCCTGGACTGTGTTATGTAAGTGCTGAGCGGATGTATACTGCAGAACACATTGGGCCCCCACTTTAATGGTCTTAACGgtttacatcattaaaatgaaAGCCTTGCAGGTGTTTTGCAAAGTGACACTAGGGACCGACTCTTATGCACTATGTAGTGGGTGTTGTTTTTCAAAACCATGGTAGGGTACACAAAGGACCTCATTAGATTATGTAAATGGTGATGCAGTATTTACTTTCTACGGTAATTCTTTTTACTCAGATTATCCACATGTTTAGTTAACGTGCAAATGGTTATGGCCAAAAtgtttgcatcatcctatagaattatataaaagctgaatgaaacctgctgagtaatgttaatATACTGAATggcataccgctttgcagttttccatatacataacaGACAATGTAAGAATGTGACAttccaaaatctaacatgaaataccgtactactgttatggcttctggtagacttttccgatatcattctgtagtttctttgattatatgatgtttaATAAAAGAGCACATTTTTTCACAGAAACTTCTAAAACAattgtgaagaagaaaaaaatgattggTTAGGCATTAAAAATGACAACAACAAGAAATGCAATTACTAGAAAGTTTGGGAAGTTATGATAATATACCAAACAGTTTCTGTAATTCATCCTGCTTATATAGAGAATTAACGAATTAATTAACGGAATTGCCATTTGTTTATAtgtatggaatagcctgtgaaagaattcagaaccaccttttattaattggaaaaaaaaatgagtgaaccaatagtacagcacttcaccagtcaaggacatgacataaatgatgtaaagtttgtagtattagaacaaattagacaatgtgacatacagaagaataaaagaaagtaaatggataaatagactggacacgattatgccagcagaaaacaatgaactaattaacttcaataaatatataacatttaaataaataaaaaaacaaaattcattcaaaagttgtgcatgctgatgcgctggggaggccaaatcaaggctgatcctcagagccagcattgcatgataatataaatataagtttatataaagtaatgttaattagaattaatacagacttaaagatataagtaaaaatgatgtcacaatatatagaacaccattacatcatgtaagaataaatcatggatttgaatgtaaacaataacaagcagttgtcatgccgtcaaaaacctataaatacctccaacattttgattcaaacacaggctcccttgagaaagatatgtacaagcATCCAACAGTATGAAGGGGAATTGGATTGGATTTGTTTGCAGTACATGTAATCTTGCCCCAAGGTTTATTATATATGCTTTCTTTATCATTTAGTGAATAGTTCATCTTTTTCATAACAGATGGTGTGTGACTGTGTATTGTTGCTGTCTTCCAGGACCCCCTGAATTGCAATTGAATTCAGAGAATGAGTGTTTTGAATCAGAAGTAAATACCTACACATCCTGTTAGAGATTCCAACGCCAGATGGAATCAATTAGTGACACTAATTCAAATCTGGGCAAAACTTAAGCACATATGTTTTTAGTTGTAAAATACTCCACTCCAGTGACACAATAATGCACATGCTAATCTATACCATCATGCTTGACAATAAcattaattattacatttatttttttctaaaataaatacatacataactgATTGAGCCTTTTGCAACAACAACAATCTAGACACTAACTGTTGAAAATAAGTGATGTTGTCTTTgttgtataaatgtttttttttcactttggatGAGATGCATCAactttttttgcaaatgtttaaattattattattattattattattattattattattatttagtttgcagTGGTGTctataacatgtatttaaacAGTACCGCTTACCTGTGAAACATGGCCCGGTGCGGACAACGCTCGTCTGCCCGAGTGCCGCTTCTTTAAATTTACAGACGTTCTCGTAGGTCCTGCCATCTGACCCGCACACCGCCtcctgagatacacacacacactgcggctCGGGCACCTCCCCGTGCTCCAGGACCGAGATGTCCATCCTACACTCGAGGTTGTCCCCGCAAAGGCCGTAAAAACTATTGGTGCTGTCCAAATCACACGGCTGAGCCTCGATATTACCGCACTCCATGCAACAACCACAGCGGTCCAATACGAGCCCAGCCCTGCAGTCTACAGCTACTGGGCAAAGCTCCAGGGTACACGGGTGGTAATCTGTGGCATCATCTTGTTCAGCACCGACTACAGCAAAGCCATCGCCCTGTCCGGGGTTAGGAAAACTGTCTCCGTGACAGATACAAACCAGAAAAAACAACAGTCTGCAATAAACCATTGTAGCCAACAGCCTGCTCTCTCTATGTTTCAAATAAAACGTGCATATTTTATCATCGCAAGCCATCGCCGTCTCAGAATGAATTCCTCTGCTCATTCTCCGACGTTTCTTGCTCCAGGTATTCTCCTTCGCTTCATTTCATGCTGTTGTCTAAAGCAAGTTAACTTTAGAAAACTGAGAGAGACGCGCGCATGTGAGAAATGCCAGAAGGGGTCTTCCAATCATACCGTGCTGTAGACGGTAGTGAAACTAATCACACACAGATCAGGCTTCAGGTCCTTTGAAACCGCCGCTTTCCCAGGTAGTGCATCTTGAGTTGATAAATGCTGGTATGTTTTAATGGACTAAATGATTGAGAACAGCCCTCGTTGGTATCCAGCTGCGGCTTCAGCACTTGCTTGCCTGCAGGGCCTCACGTTTAACTGTTTCAGCCGTCTCACAACTTGTGGTGCGGCCAGGTAAAGGCGGTGTAGATAATTTACCCCCAACTGCTGAGAGTTTTAGAAAGCTGTGATGCACATGTCTGTGTAGTCAGTTTTTTCTGTAGGCCTATCTCTTGACTTGACAAACATCTTTCACTTTTAAGAGAATGCGAAATGGCCaagcaacaaacaaacactaaccaGTAATTCAAGAAGTGAAACAGATGGTTAGTAGAGGTGTAATAAAAGTAAATTGTAAAATCATTAAGTGTATAGTTTATTgcgaaaatatatttattattattatagcgtTCATACCAGTATTTATTCAGTATAGTTTTAGAcggctacattattattattattattattattattattataattattattattattattataataatattttgcatatttgtaAATCAAATCAATG includes:
- the LOC131720993 gene encoding kazal-type serine protease inhibitor domain-containing protein 1-like isoform X3, yielding MSRGIHSETAMACDDKICTFYLKHRESRLLATMVYCRLLFFLVCICHGDSFPNPGQGDGFAVVGAEQDDATDYHPCTLELCPVAVDCRAGLVLDRCGCCMECGNIEAQPCDLDSTNSFYGLCGDNLECRMDISVLEHGEVPEPQCVCVSQEAVCGSDGRTYENVCKFKEAALGQTSVVRTGPCFTVPRIQHPPQDHVNVTGSDIIFLCEVFAFPMAVIEWRKDGDDSSLPGDDPHISVQMLHLLFHLQIQQKRSSLITQKITMIISILMKSDIQLQTIPHFNFNHIYIYICI
- the LOC131720993 gene encoding kazal-type serine protease inhibitor domain-containing protein 1-like isoform X2, producing MSRGIHSETAMACDDKICTFYLKHRESRLLATMVYCRLLFFLVCICHGDSFPNPGQGDGFAVVGAEQDDATDYHPCTLELCPVAVDCRAGLVLDRCGCCMECGNIEAQPCDLDSTNSFYGLCGDNLECRMDISVLEHGEVPEPQCVCVSQEAVCGSDGRTYENVCKFKEAALGQTSVVRTGPCFTVPRIQHPPQDHVNVTGSDIIFLCEVFAFPMAVIEWRKDGDDSSLPGDDPHISVQSRGGPMKYELSSWLQIERVTKEDAGTYRCVARNRLGWITASAVLAVLEEDVASSISSANTTEAVISDHTEDYYDY
- the LOC131720993 gene encoding kazal-type serine protease inhibitor domain-containing protein 1-like isoform X1, which codes for MSRGIHSETAMACDDKICTFYLKHRESRLLATMVYCRLLFFLVCICHGDSFPNPGQGDGFAVVGAEQDDATDYHPCTLELCPVAVDCRAGLVLDRCGCCMECGNIEAQPCDLDSTNSFYGLCGDNLECRMDISVLEHGEVPEPQCVCVSQEAVCGSDGRTYENVCKFKEAALGQTSVVRTGPCFTVPRIQHPPQDHVNVTGSDIIFLCEVFAFPMAVIEWRKDGDDSSLPGDDPHISVQSRGGPMKYELSSWLQIERVTKEDAGTYRCVARNRLGWITASAVLAVLEEVIGCCRLICVTNDGCLIHSGQKVSRCCIFYFICKYNRSGHL